A window of the Sabethes cyaneus chromosome 1, idSabCyanKW18_F2, whole genome shotgun sequence genome harbors these coding sequences:
- the LOC128735307 gene encoding ATP-binding cassette sub-family C member 4-like, with protein sequence MDLNKPAFRSMHPFAQANIFSKYFFWWLTGLLRTGLRRQIAVGDVYRTLPEHQSDQIGNRFQHQWERQRMNSCETVPDAANGESKNPWQLLRVLLKIYGTGMLLFGGIYSCLESSCRIIQPFLLGQLILYFDQLAASAGTSAPGGRNLATTGGNDDDDDDDDRLSVAYLYAAGIVLTVLLPAAIFHLYQLFLLQVGMKIRIGCCALVYRKVLEMSSAQSTDGLSGRVINLMSNDVSRFDYAVIFFHDLWKGPVELLIVSVLVYRLIGVSGLVGIVLLLLFIPGQAWLGRGAAKYRLRTALASDERVKFTNEIIQGIQVIKMYVWEKPFELIVRKLRRKEIGGLRGAAFIKGALYAMRIIPKISIFLSLVVYVFTGNAITAKLVYMLISFFSVIHHSMVEFWPLAVTSCAEAWVSLKRVEEFLMEKSVVRENGGDKLNSAVGTIELRNVSAAWPKSSFSLRSLNWTVNNGQMWTIIGEVGSGKSSLLNLLMEELTPQEGNLSVGGTISYCSQKPWVFEGTVRENIQFVEAFDELRYREVVRVCSLERDFQLWPNGDLTVVGERGVSLSGGQKARVNLARAIYRKADVYLLDDPLSAVDAHVGNFIYKECIERFLEKTTRVLITHQLQCLRGLDNIIIMKDGSVQNQGSYESLQNHFSELGFEGDSFAEIEVKEPSKALSDEDTFQEPQQQDKVEEAQMDGNVGVNVYYNFFKSVRNGIFVTFVGLLLVFWQAASTGTDYFVFIWVNWEENFSHLASVWTTEKHVFVYTGLIILTVVLSLNSLAFFEMCLRASSNLHFALYRGISLAPMKFFNTNSSGRIMNRFSKDIGLIDSSLPVVLIDSLYFFLELAGIIAIVSLANYWLLLPTAVMGIVFYALRFVFLRTARNVKRVEAITRSPVFTHTNATIEGLITIRAFQAQNQLLAAFDSKQDFNTSAAFMFGAITRGFAFWLDLICCLYIAVVIFSFLLFGTEILSGNVGLVVTQVLNLIGMCNWGLRQTAELENQMTSVERVLEYAGLEPEKQITDELLPNIPENWPQQANISFHNVSLRYTASAEQVLKNISFEIKPKERVGIVGRTGAGKSSIIQALFRLIPIDTEGIPKSTVQSRIEIDHLSTASVPLGRLRNAISIIPQEPVIFSGSLRSNLDPSGSLDDGRIWKALEEVELKHLVSNGAGGLNTKLVEGGANFSVGQRQLICLARAILRDSRVLIMDEATANVDPENDKLIQRTIRERFRECTIITIAHRLHTVMDSDRILVMDAGRMAEFDRPKNLLNQRDSYFRRLFDESGMDVTRY encoded by the exons ATGGACCTCAACAAGCCTGCATTCCGTTCAATGCATCCGTTTGCACAGGCGAATATCTTCAGCAAATACTTTTTCTG GTGGCTTACCGGACTGCTTCGAACAGGATTGCGACGACAGATTGCCGTGGGGGATGTCTATCGGACGTTACCCGAACAccaaagcgatcaaatcggaaACCGATTTCAGCACCAATGGGAGCGACAACGGATGAATAGCTGCGAAACGGTACCGGATGCGGCAAACGGAGAAAGCAAAAACCCTTGGCAACTACTGAGGGTGCTGTTGAAAATCTACGGCACCGGAATGCTACTGTTCGGGGGAATTTATAGCTGCCTGGAGTCTAGCTGCAG AATCATCCAACCATTTCTACTGGGACAGTTGATCCTTTATTTCGATCAGCTCGCTGCTTCCGCAGGCACGTCCGCTCCTGGCGGCCGGAACCTAGCGACAACCGGTggcaatgatgatgatgatgatgatgatgacagaCTGAGCGTGGCCTATCTGTATGCTGCGGGCATCGTACTGACCGTGCTGCTTCCGGCGGCTATTTTTCATCTCTATCAGCTGTTTCTGCTGCAGGTCGGGATGAAAATTCGAATCGGATGCTGTGCGCTCGTTTATCGAAAG GTATTGGAGATGAGTAGTGCCCAATCGACGGATGGCCTTAGCGGTCGGGTAATTAACCTGATGTCAAACGATGTGAGTCGATTCGATTATGCGGTCATTTTCTTCCACGATCTGTGGAAAGGTCCCGTGGAGCTGCTGATAGTGTCGGTATTGGTGTACCGGTTGATCGGGGTGTCTGGACTGGTTGGAAtcgtgctgctgctgttgtttatTCCTGGTCAAGCATGGTTGGGCAGAGGGGCAGCGAAGTATCGATTGCGGACGGCACTTGCCAGCGACGAACGGGTCAAGTTTACGAACGAGATCATTCAAGGGATACAGGTCATCAAGATGTACGTGTGGGAGAAACCCTTTGAGTTGATCGTTCGAAAACTGCGTCGGAAAGAAATAGGAGGACTTCGTGGAGCAGCCTTCATCAAAGGAGCGTTGTATGCGATGCGAATTATACCGAAGATTTCGATATTTCTGAGTTTGGTGGTGTATGTATTCACCGGGAACGCAATCACGGCGAAACTGGTCTACATGTTGATATCGTTCTTTAGTGTGATTCATCATTCGATGGTGGAGTTCTGGCCACTTGCGGTGACTTCGTGTGCCGAAGCTTGGGTGTCGTTGAAAAGAGTAGAGGAATTTCTCATGGAAAAGTCCGTGGTACGAGAGAATGGTGGAGACAAACTGAATTCGGCTGTCGGCACAATAGAGCTCCGAAACGTAAGCGCGGCATGGCCAAAATCGAGTTTCTCCCTTCGATCCCTCAATTGGACTGTGAACAATGGTCAAATGTGGACAATTATTGGTGAGGTTGGATCAGGAAAATCGTCATTGCTGAATCTTCTGATGGAGGAATTGACGCCTCAAGAAGGAAACCTATCGGTTGGTGGCACGATCAGCTACTGCTCACAGAAACCATGGGTATTCGAGGGGACGGTTCGAGAGAATATTCAATTTGTTGAAGCGTTCGATGAACTGCGATATAGGGAAGTTGTGAGAGTTTGTTCCCTTGAAAGAGACTTCCAGCTGTGGCCTAATGGTGATTTGACCGTGGTTGGCGAGCGGGGAGTTAGCTTAAGTGGAGGCCAAAAGGCTAGGGTAAATCTTGCTAGGGCAATCTACCGCAAAGCCGATGTCTATCTGTTGGACGATCCACTTTCGGCGGTGGATGCGCATGTAGGAAACTTCATCTACAAAGAGTGTATCGAGCGGTTCTTGGAAAAGACTACTCGTGTTTTAATTACCCATCAACTGCAATGTTTGAGAGGGTTGGACAACATAATTATAATGAAGGATGGGAGCGTTCAAAATCAAGGATCATACGAGTCGCTGCAAAATCATTTCTCCGAGCTGGGATTCGAGGGAGATTCGTTTGCCGAGATAGAGGTGAAGGAACCTAGCAAAGCCCTTTCAGACGAAGACACCTTCCAAGAGCCTCAGCAGCAAGATAAAGTTGAAGAAGCGCAAATGGATGGGAACGTAGGTGTTAATGTGTACTACAATTTCTTCAAATCAGTTCGTAATGGAATCTTCGTGACGTTCGTTGGACTGTTGCTGGTATTCTGGCAGGCTGCTTCAACCGGAACCGACTACTTTGTTTTCATTTG GGTCAATTGGGAAGAGAACTTCTCCCATCTAGCATCGGTTTGGACAACGGAAAAACATGTGTTCGTGTACACGGGATTAATCATATTAACCGTTGTTCTATCCCTCAACTCACTTGCATTCTTCGAGATGTGCTTGAGAGCTTCCTCAAATCTGCATTTCGCACTGTACCGAGGTATTTCGCTAGCACCTATGAAGTTTTTCAACACTAACTCCTCGGGTCGAATTATGAATCGCTTTTCCAAGGATATTGGTCTAATCGACTCTAGTCTGCCGGTGGTGTTGATCGATAGCTTGTAC TTTTTCCTAGAATTGGCAGGAATAATCGCCATCGTCTCACTCGCCAACTACTGGCTGCTGCTACCGACAGCCGTAATGGGTATCGTATTCTATGCGTTACGATTCGTGTTTCTCAGAACTGCTCGTAACGTCAAACGGGTAGAAGCAATCA CACGCAGTCCTGTTTTCACACACACGAATGCCACCATCGAAGGTTTAATTACGATTCGAGCTTTCCAAGCGCAGAACCAACTGCTAGCCGCTTTCGATTCCAAGCAAGATTTCAACACTTCTGCTGCCTTCATGTTCGGTGCCATCACAAGAGGTTTCGCCTTCTGGCTGGATTTGATCTGCTGCCTGTACATTGCCGTAGTAATATTCAGTTTTTTGCTATTCGGAACAG AAATTTTAAGCGGGAATGTCGGTCTAGTTGTTACCCAGGTGCTGAACCTAATCGGCATGTGCAACTGGGGATTACGTCAAACCGCCGAATTGGAAAACCAAATGACATCGGTAGAGCGAGTACTAGAGTATGCAGGACTGGAACCGGAGAAACAGATTACCGACGAGTTACTGCCGAACATACCAGAGAATTGGCCGCAACAAGCGAATATTTCCTTTCACAACGTGTCTTTACGATACACTGCCAGTGCCGaacaagttttaaagaatatttcATTCGAAATTAAACCGAAG GAACGAGTGGGAATCGTGGGTCGAACCGGGGCGGGTAAGTCATCAATAATTCAGGCGCTATTTCGACTGATACCAATTGACACCGAAGGAATACCGAAATCTACCGTACAGAGCCGGATCGAAATAGACCACCTGAGCACTGCCAGCGTTCCATTGGGCCGGCTCCGAAATGCCATTTCCATTATCCCCCAGGAACCGGTGATCTTCTCGGGTAGTTTACGTAGCAATTTGGACCCATCCGGATCGCTCGACGATGGTCGCATTTGGAAGGCGCTGGAAGAG GTTGAATTGAAACATTTGGTGTCGAATGGTGCGGGCGGCTTGAACACCAAACTGGTCGAGGGAGGTGCGAATTTCAGTGTTGGTCAAAGGCAGTTGATTTGCCTCGCGAGAGCCATTCTTCGCGACAGTAGAGTACTCATAATGGACGAAGCAACTGCTAACGTTGATCCGGA AAATGATAAACTGATACAACGCACTATTCGGGAACGGTTTCGAGAAtgtaccatcatcacgatcGCTCATCGACTCCATACCGTTATGGACAGTGACCGAATTCTGGTGATGGACGCCGGCCGAATGGCAGAATTTGACAGGCCCAAAAATTTACTAAACCAGCGAGATAGTTACTTTCGAAGGTTGTTTGACGAAAGCGGTATGGATGTGACGCGATACTGA
- the LOC128735297 gene encoding probable multidrug resistance-associated protein lethal(2)03659 has translation MNPTQYSQDPSIHQLRRPANPVGRANPVEWFTFWWLKELFRTGLKRPIEESDIYETLSSHQSEQLSYQFENCWKHELKKEQPSFLRVICGIFGWTMVSRGLLYTTVDSFSRIFQPLCLGGLVSYFAPGQTAISRTEAYYYATGIVLCSLVPVVIFHHFILYIYQIGMKIRLACCSLLYKKALRITKAAGTDGLTGQVINLMSNDVAKFDTAASFVHDTWKGPIELVVFGYLIYRQIGPAGLIGVAFLLSFIPLQAWVGKKAASFRLKTAIRTDRRVRFMNEIIQGIQVIKMYAWEHSFSRMVDSIRRKEIAGIRGTLFIRAGLLSFNLVSRLSIFLSLVGYCYSGNVFTAKQVFIVTSYFNLLYSSMLHFWPLSLTSVAEGLISIRRIQEFLLLPERKMQEMSSERAAINGHSVGTGEESEIKLMENAKMANGDGVIKSLPTGKVHSKRFVNKKGFARRGIFMRDGTASWTKAEYGEQTNVAGIRGINLSVEKSKLCAIVGPVGSGKTTLLQVLLGELELDDGRLEISGDISYASQEPWLFEGSVRNNIVFIEDFNEKRYREVVKVCALEKDFQLLSQGDETIVGERGISLSGGQRARISLARAVYRKADIYLLDDPLSAVDTHVGSHIFEQCIQNYLKDKVCVLVTHQLQYLKDVEHIVLMNAGLAEAQGPYRSLEAANTFPMLAAIEQELLAQQERQLADLVDPEGEQERLQLRQPLIRNCATVPRFTIDKFYQSPAAQSSPVIPPAYRMAHSNQSLYHPSPFSSCSLVFDGFDDEQEMAGRQRRPKVKRRKATSSGSKQQQQQQQQRQQQEECNHFDVKGEDTEGGDDGGNGAGGVNKESQITGTVGFSVYKSYFAAVESVLLLGLVATLFLLAQGTMSGIDYFISQWVNREEFLGRNETGPGVGNSSSPEVPSKLEGTIFAALTREQYLMIYSGAMAVMLCLSLNRSFSFFYLCLRASIRLHDQLFRGITRATMYFFNTNPSGRILNRFSRDIGCIDIFLPSAMMDCILFFVEFTAIITLVSIVNYWLLLPTAVMGIMFYGLRYVYTNTARSIKRVEALTRSPIFSHANASFQGLTTIRAFGAEKILANEFDQHQDLNTSAWYLFLATTRAFALWLELVCVLYIAVVTFSFLTMESTMSGNVGLAITQVFNLIFMCQWGMRQTAELENQMTSVERVVEYAEVEPEPPLETVDPLKKPLQDWPADGRIKFEYFSLRYAHNSDPVLKDLNLAIEAKEKIGIVGRTGAGKSSIIQALFRLAINEGLIKVDGIDIGGLGLHDLRKRISIIPQDPVLFSGRVRENLDPFGQHKDEEMWRALEQVELKQAVERMDGGLDAKMSDGGSNFSMGQRQLVCLARAILRNNKILILDEATANVDPETDKLIQRTIRDQFSGCTVLTIAHRLHTVMDSDRVLVMDAGRAVEFGHPHELLRQSKGFLRSLVNQTGEATAAQLTAVAEKNFRKRCTADS, from the exons ATGAATCCGACTCAATACAGCCAGGATCCCAGCATCCACCAGCTTCGTCGGCCGGCAAATCCGGTCGGCAGAGCGAATCCGGTCGAATGGTTTACCTTTTGGTGGCTAAAGGAATTGTTCCGTACAGGCCTGAAGCGTCCCATCGAAGAGTCGGATATTTACGAGACGTTATCTTCGCATCAGAGCGAACAGCTATCCTACCAGTTCGAAAATTGCTGGAAGCACGAACTGAAGAAGGAGCAGCCAAGCTTTCTCCGAGTGATATGCGGTATCTTCGGTTGGACTATGGTTTCTCGGGGTTTGCTGTACACCACCGTGGACTCGTTTTCCAG AATTTTTCAACCGTTATGCCTTGGAGGATTGGTGTCCTACTTTGCACCCGGACAGACGGCCATTAGCCGGACGGAAGCGTACTATTATGCCACCGGGATTGTGCTGTGCTCGCTGGTGCCGGTCGTCATTTTTCATCATTTCATCCTCTACATTTACCAGATCGGAATGAAAATCCGTCTTGCGTGCTGTTCACTGCTCTACAAAAAG GCCCTGCGAATCACAAAGGCAGCCGGCACGGACGGTTTAACCGGACAAGTAATCAATTTAATGTCCAACGATGTTGCAAAATTCGACACAGCCGCAAGCTTTGTGCACGACACCTGGAAAGGACCAATCGAACTGGTGGTTTTTGGCTATCTGATCTATCGGCAGATTGGTCCAGCTGGTCTGATTGGAGTAGCATTCCTGTTGAGCTTTATTCCACTGCAGG CTTGGGTCGGCAAGAAGGCGGCCTCATTTCGGTTGAAAACGGCAATCCGAACGGACCGGCGGGTGCGCTTTATGAATGAAATCATCCAGGGCATTCAGGTGATTAAGATGTACGCCTGGGAGCACAGCTTCAGCCGTATGGTGGACTCGATTCGTCGCAAGGAGATCGCCGGCATCCGGGGTACGCTGTTTATACGAGCCGGACTGCTATCGTTCAATCTCGTATCGAGACTGTCGATTTTTCTGAGCCTCGTGGGTTACTGCTATTCGGGCAACGTGTTCACTGCCAAGCAGGTCTTCATCGTAACGTCCTACTTCAATTTGCTGTACAGCTCGATGTTACACTTTTGGCCCCTGTCGTTGACTTCCGTGGCCGAGGGGTTGATCTCGATACGACGCATACAGGAGTTTCTGCTGCTGCCGGAAAGGAAGATGCAGGAAATGTCGTCCGAACGGGCAGCCATTAATGGGCACTCGGTGGGAACCGGGGAGGAGAGCGAAATCAAGCTGATGGAAAACGCCAAAATGGCCAACGGCGACGGTGTGATAAAAAGTCTGCCGACAGGAAAGGTTCACAGCAAGCGGTTTGTCAACAAGAAAGGATTTGCCAGGAGGGGGATTTTTATGCGAGATGGTACGGCCAGCTGGACGAAGGCGGAATACGGAGAGCAGACGAATG TTGCAGGTATTCGAGGTATTAATCTGTCGGTTGAAAAATCGAAACTTTGTGCGATTGTTGGTCCGGTTGGTAGTGGGAAAACAACCCTGCTGCAGGTTTTGCTTGGtgaattggaactggatgatggacgattggaaattagtgGCGACATCAGTTATGCCTCGCAAGAACCATGGTTATTTGAAGGTTCGGTAAGAAACAATATTGTGTTCATTGAAGATTTTAACGAGAAACGATATCGCGAAGTGGTGAAAGTGTGTGCATTGGAGAAAGATTTCCAGCTGCTTTCGCAAGGTGATGAAACTATCGTTGGTGAACGAGGAATAAGCTTAAGTGGTGGTCAGAGAGCTCGGATTAGCTTGGCCAGGGCGGTCTATAGAAAGGCTGACATTTACCTGCTAGACGATCCTTTGTCCGCCGTGGACACCCACGTAGGAAGCCATATTTTTGAACAATGTATACAAAATTATCTTAAG GACAAGGTTTGCGTGTTGGTAACGCACCAGCTTCAGTACCTAAAGGACGTCGAGCACATTGTGCTAATGAATGCGGGACTGGCAGAAGCCCAGGGACCGTACCGCAGTCTGGAGGCGGCCAACACGTTTCCCATGCTGGCCGCCATAGAGCAAGAGTTGCTCGCACAGCAAGAAAGACAACTGGCGGACCTGGTGGATCCGGAGGGCGAACAGGAGCGGTTGCAGCTACGACAG CCATTAATCAGAAACTGCGCCACCGTTCCGCGGTTCACCATTGACAAGTTTTATCAATCACCGGCCGCTCAGTCTTCGCCCGTCATACCGCCCGCTTACCGGATGGCGCACTCGAATCAATCCCTCTACCATCCGTCACCGTTCTCCTCCTGTAGTTTGGTTTTCGATGGCTTCGATGACGAGCAGGAAATGGCTGGACGCCAACGGCGCCCGAAAGTAAAGCGCCGAAAAGCTACCAGTTCCGGTTcgaagcaacagcaacagcaacaacaacaacggcagCAGCAGGAAGAGTGCAACCACTTCGATGTGAAGGGAGAAGACACCGAAGGCGGTGACGACGGTGGCAACGGTGCCGGAGGTGTTAATAAGGAATCTCAAATTACCGGCACCGTTGGGTTTTCCGTCTACAAGAGCTATTTTGCGGCAGTCGAAAGTGTGCTGCTGCTCGGCCTGGTAGCGACTCTTTTCCTGCTGGCGCAGGGAACCATGAGCGGTATCGATTACTTCATTTCGCAGTG GGTCAATCGAGAGGAGTTTCTCGGACGAAACGAAACTGGACCCGGCGTCGGTAACTCATCCTCGCCAGAGGTGCCCTCCAAGCTGGAAGGAACCATTTTTGCAGCCCTCACCCGTGAACAGTACCTGATGATTTACTCCGGAGCGATGGCAGTAATGTTGTGCCTATCACTTAATCGTTCGTTCTCGTTTTTCTACCTCTGTCTGCGGGCGTCAATTCGGCTGCACGACCAACTGTTTCGCGGAATAACCCGCGCCACGATGTACTTTTTCAACACAAACCCGTCCGGTAGAATTTTGAACCGATTTTCCCGTGATATCGGTTGCATTGACATATTCCTGCCGTCAGCAATGATGGATTGCATTTTG TTTTTCGTGGAATTCACGGCCATTATCACTCTGGTTTCCATCGTCAACTATTGGCTGCTGCTACCGACGGCTGTGATGGGTATCATGTTTTACGGACTTCGCTACGTTTACACCAACACGGCTCGTAGCATAAAACGGGTGGAAGCTCTCA CACGCAGCCCCATATTTTCGCACGCCAACGCATCCTTCCAGGGTCTGACCACCATCCGGGCATTTGGGGCGGAAAAAATTTTGGCCAACGAGTTCGACCAGCATCAGGATTTGAACACATCGGCTTGGTATCTATTTTTGGCAACCACCAGAGCTTTCGCCTTGTGGCTGGAATTGGTGTGCGTGCTGTACATTGCGGTCGTTACATTCAGTTTTCTGACGATGGAAAGCA CAATGAGCGGCAATGTCGGACTCGCCATCACCCAGGTGTTCAATTTAATCTTCATGTGCCAATGGGGTATGCGTCAAACGGCTGAGCTAGAGAATCAGATGACGTCGGTGGAAAGGGTAGTAGAGTACGCGGAGGTGGAGCCAGAACCGCCGCTCGAAACCGTCGATCCATTAAAGAAACCTCTCCAGGATTGGCCGGCCGATGGTCGAATTAAATTCGAATACTTTTCACTTCGTTACGCGCATAACAGTGATCCAGTGTTGAAAGATTTGAATTTGGCGATTGAAGCGAAGGAAAAGATTGGCATAGTAGGACGAACGGGAGCTGGAAAGTCATCAATCATACAGGCACTGTTTCGTTTGGCCATCAATGAGGGATTGATCAAAGTGGATGGCATTGATATCGGTGGACTCGGGTTGCACGATTTGCGGAAGAGAATTTCCATCATTCCGCAGGATCCGGTCCTGTTCTCTGGCAGGGTGAGAGAGAACCTGGATCCATTCGGTCAGCACAAGGACGAGGAAATGTGGCGAGCCTTGGAACAAGTTGAACTGAAGCAGGCCGTTGAGCGTATGGACGGCGGTTTGGATGCAAAGATGTCCGATGGAGGATCGAACTTTAGCATGGGCCAACGGCAGTTGGTTTGTTTGGCGCGGGCGATTCTTCGGAACAACAAAATCCTGATACTGGATGAAGCCACTGCCAATGTTGATCCGGA GACGGACAAACTGATCCAACGGACAATTCGGGATCAGTTTAGCGGATGTACGGTGCTGACGATCGCACATCGACTGCATACTGTCATGGATAGCGATCGGGTGCTGGTGATGGATGCGGGCAGGGCCGTAGAATTTGGTCATCCACATGAACTATTACGACAATCCAAAGGATTCCTGCGAAGTCTGGTAAATCAGACGGGCGAAGCTACGGCTGCGCAGTTAACCGCTGTAGCGGAGAAAAACTTCCGCAAAAGATGCACTGCTGATAGCTAG